Proteins from one Chryseobacterium arthrosphaerae genomic window:
- a CDS encoding succinate CoA transferase, whose protein sequence is MLERIRLESLHQKVTTAENAVKIIKDGMTIGSSGFTKAGDSKAILPALAERGKTENLKVTLMTGASLGHGTDGKLAEADVIRKRMPFQVDPVLRNKINTGEILFIDQHLSESAELLHTKNLQSIDVAVIEAAYIERDGSIVPTTSVGNSVTFAALAKKIIIEINTEVPEEVYGIHDIYQAEDYPYRNVIPIVAPWNKIGRKSIPVDPDKIEAIVFTSLKDSPADIAEPDEKTTAIARHLLDFFENEVRLGRLTDRLLPLQAGIGKVANAVLTGFKDSNFYDLTMFSEVLQDSTFDLIDSGKLSFASASSITVSKECYERVLGNLSRYKDKFVLRPQNISNTPGLIRRLGVIAINTAIEFDIYGNVNSTHIGGTKIMNGIGGSGDFARNAYLSIFVTQAASKGNNISHVLPMVSHTDHTEHDVDILVTDVGLADLRGLAPRERAQKIIDNCVHPDYREELQSYFDRACERGGHTPHLLEEAFSWHLRFSETGSMKQAAEAEVSH, encoded by the coding sequence ATGTTAGAAAGAATCAGATTAGAAAGTCTACACCAAAAAGTAACAACGGCCGAAAATGCCGTGAAAATCATTAAAGACGGTATGACCATAGGGTCCAGCGGCTTTACCAAAGCGGGTGACAGCAAGGCTATTTTACCGGCCCTTGCGGAAAGAGGAAAAACTGAGAACCTTAAAGTCACTTTAATGACCGGAGCTTCACTGGGCCACGGAACCGACGGAAAATTAGCGGAAGCTGATGTCATCAGAAAAAGAATGCCGTTCCAGGTAGATCCTGTTTTAAGAAATAAGATCAATACAGGTGAAATTCTTTTCATCGACCAGCACTTAAGTGAAAGCGCCGAACTTCTCCATACCAAAAACCTTCAAAGTATTGATGTGGCTGTCATTGAAGCAGCTTATATAGAAAGAGACGGAAGCATTGTTCCCACAACCTCCGTAGGAAATTCCGTTACATTTGCAGCTTTGGCCAAAAAGATCATCATTGAAATCAATACGGAAGTTCCTGAAGAAGTTTACGGAATCCATGATATATACCAGGCAGAAGATTACCCTTACAGGAATGTTATCCCTATTGTGGCACCGTGGAATAAAATCGGCAGAAAAAGTATCCCTGTGGATCCCGATAAAATCGAAGCTATTGTTTTCACCAGTCTTAAAGACAGCCCGGCAGATATTGCAGAACCGGATGAAAAGACCACAGCTATTGCCAGACATCTTCTTGATTTCTTTGAGAATGAAGTTCGTTTAGGCCGCCTTACAGACCGTTTACTTCCTCTTCAGGCAGGCATCGGAAAAGTAGCCAATGCAGTACTTACAGGATTTAAAGACAGCAATTTCTATGATCTTACCATGTTTTCCGAAGTACTTCAGGACAGCACCTTCGATCTGATAGATTCCGGTAAACTCAGCTTTGCTTCGGCCTCCTCTATTACCGTTTCTAAAGAATGCTACGAAAGGGTTTTAGGAAATCTCTCCAGATACAAGGATAAATTTGTTTTAAGACCACAGAACATTTCCAATACTCCTGGACTGATCAGAAGACTGGGCGTCATTGCAATCAATACTGCTATAGAATTTGATATCTACGGAAATGTAAATTCCACCCACATCGGAGGTACAAAAATAATGAATGGTATCGGAGGTTCGGGTGACTTTGCAAGAAATGCTTATCTGAGTATTTTCGTGACACAGGCTGCTTCAAAAGGTAATAACATTTCCCACGTGCTTCCGATGGTTTCCCATACAGACCATACCGAACATGATGTTGATATCCTGGTGACAGATGTGGGACTGGCCGATCTGCGAGGGCTTGCTCCGAGAGAAAGGGCTCAGAAGATCATCGACAACTGTGTTCACCCGGATTACAGGGAAGAATTACAATCTTATTTTGACAGGGCCTGCGAGCGTGGAGGCCATACCCCTCACCTGCTGGAAGAAGCATTCAGCTGGCATTTACGTTTCTCAGAAACAGGAAGTATGA
- a CDS encoding homogentisate 1,2-dioxygenase gives MRYHLAGNIPPKRHTIFKSPEDKFYYEQLFGTEGFHGISSLLYHIHRPTQIKSIGEPKDVTPKIAVEKNVTPRMFKGMNVTPEDDFLDSRKILLMNNDLKMGLAKPRKSMDYFYKNAECDELLYVHNGTGILKTFVGDLEFVTGDYLIIPRGTIYQIELQSDDTVFFVLESHSPIYTPKRYRNEFGQLLEHSPFCERDIIAPSFKEPVDEKGEFLIKVKKENQITDFIYATHPFDVVGWDGYFYPYKFNIKNFEPITGRIHQPPPVHQNFEGHNFVVCSFCARMYDYHPQAIPAPYNHSNIDSDEVLFYTEGDFMSRNHIDLMDFTLHPGGIVHGPHPGAMERSIGKKFTEEYAVMVDPFRPLKITEEALKVEDPSYKTSWLE, from the coding sequence ATGAGATATCATCTAGCGGGAAATATCCCACCAAAAAGACACACTATCTTTAAGTCTCCGGAAGATAAATTTTACTATGAACAGCTTTTCGGAACGGAGGGCTTTCATGGGATTTCGTCTTTGTTATACCATATTCACCGTCCTACACAGATCAAATCGATCGGTGAGCCTAAGGATGTAACGCCTAAAATTGCAGTTGAAAAAAATGTGACTCCAAGAATGTTCAAAGGAATGAATGTCACTCCTGAAGACGATTTTCTGGACAGCAGAAAGATCCTTTTGATGAACAATGACCTGAAAATGGGATTGGCCAAGCCAAGAAAATCAATGGATTATTTTTATAAAAATGCTGAATGTGACGAACTTCTGTATGTTCATAACGGAACCGGAATCTTAAAAACATTTGTAGGAGACCTTGAATTCGTAACCGGAGATTATCTTATTATCCCGAGAGGAACCATTTATCAGATAGAACTGCAGTCTGATGATACTGTATTTTTCGTATTGGAAAGCCACTCTCCTATTTATACTCCGAAAAGATATAGAAATGAATTCGGCCAGCTTCTGGAACATTCTCCGTTCTGTGAGAGGGATATCATTGCTCCTTCTTTCAAAGAACCTGTGGATGAGAAAGGAGAATTCCTGATCAAAGTAAAGAAAGAAAACCAGATCACCGACTTCATCTATGCTACACACCCATTTGACGTAGTAGGCTGGGACGGATATTTTTATCCTTATAAATTCAATATTAAAAACTTTGAACCGATTACGGGAAGAATTCACCAACCGCCGCCGGTTCACCAGAACTTTGAAGGTCACAATTTCGTAGTGTGCTCATTCTGTGCAAGAATGTATGATTACCATCCACAGGCTATTCCGGCACCTTACAATCATTCCAATATTGATTCTGATGAGGTATTGTTCTATACAGAAGGTGATTTCATGAGCCGTAACCATATCGACCTGATGGACTTTACGCTTCACCCGGGAGGAATTGTACACGGCCCTCATCCAGGTGCCATGGAAAGAAGCATCGGAAAAAAATTCACTGAAGAATATGCCGTGATGGTTGATCCGTTCCGTCCGTTGAAAATCACGGAAGAAGCTTTAAAAGTGGAAGATCCGTCATACAAAACTTCATGGCTCGAATAA